The sequence TCCAGAGCTTCCGCCGTGGCCACAAAGAGCACCCTCTCACCCAGGCGCGATGCCACCTCCTGGGCAAACCGGCTCTTGCCGCTCCGGGCCCCGCCCAGGATGAGAATACATCTCTTATCCATCTTCCTCCCTCACACCAGGCATGTCACTTGGATTTGACCCTGGACCGGGGTATGTCAAGGAACCAGTAGCCGTCACGCTGCACCCTGTTGCCATAAGTTGGCCGTATTCGCTTTCCAAACAGGGGGCCATCCAGCACGACGGTGTGATATTCTCCCTTCTCGCCACAGATGTCAACACTCTTCCTCTGAGCCAGATGCTTCACGTCAGTGAGGAAGCTATGGTCTATCATCCGCCCTAACCATTCTTCACCAAAGATATCCGCCTTGGCTGAGATCACCACTGCCTCGAAGCCTGCCTCAATGAACTCCTTCATGAGACCTTCTGTCTCCCTGCCCCAGAGGGGCAATATGGGGGTAAGACCTACTTCGGCACAGACTCTCTCCACCCAGTCCCGGTGCTCCTGAATATAGATATCGCCGAAGACCATGGCCTCGGCACCACGGCTCTTCAGGGCAGACACAGCCTTCTTGAATGTCTGTTCATAAAGGGACATATCCGGCGCCGCGTATTGAGCCAGGGGGATGCCGATTGATTCCGCCTGCCGGCGGATCAGGTGAGCCCGGGTGCCGTGGAAAGAGACCCTCCGAAACTCCCGGGATATGAAGTTAAGCAGATGAGTGACTTTGTAGCCCTGCGCCAGGGCCAGGTAACAGGCAAAGCAGCTGTCCTTTCCGCCGCTCCAGGAGCTGATAGCTTCAGTCATTCTATGTCCTGCCTCCTTTGCAAATGAGAAACGTCATTCAAGAAATGGATCACTCTTCCACAGGCATCGATTTCCATGATGGAGAGGGATGCCCGCTCAATTTGGATTTGCTGCCAGCAGGACAGATCGAGCCCCGTCAGACGGCAGATGAGTACCCGCAGCGGGCCGCCGTGAGCCACCACCAGCACCGTACCTGCCGGATGACAGCGCAGCCTTGCAGCAAACGCCTCCACCCTTTCAGCCAGGGTGCTCAGGCTCTCCCCGCCCGGAAAACTGAGCTCAGGGTCAGCACCCAGCCAGAGTTTCTCCGCTTCCGGATAATG comes from Chloroflexota bacterium and encodes:
- a CDS encoding diphthine--ammonia ligase, with protein sequence MTEAISSWSGGKDSCFACYLALAQGYKVTHLLNFISREFRRVSFHGTRAHLIRRQAESIGIPLAQYAAPDMSLYEQTFKKAVSALKSRGAEAMVFGDIYIQEHRDWVERVCAEVGLTPILPLWGRETEGLMKEFIEAGFEAVVISAKADIFGEEWLGRMIDHSFLTDVKHLAQRKSVDICGEKGEYHTVVLDGPLFGKRIRPTYGNRVQRDGYWFLDIPRSRVKSK
- a CDS encoding histidine phosphatase family protein, which encodes MTRLMLVRHGEVDADMSRYWGHTDVPLSVEGLKQAGNLCRRLANEKVDAVYSSDLRRAVDTAAVIAMPHRLPAVPCPELREINFGRCEGMTFGEVKEHYPEAEKLWLGADPELSFPGGESLSTLAERVEAFAARLRCHPAGTVLVVAHGGPLRVLICRLTGLDLSCWQQIQIERASLSIMEIDACGRVIHFLNDVSHLQRRQDIE